From the genome of Halobellus litoreus, one region includes:
- a CDS encoding SHOCT domain-containing protein translates to MTVLHRLGTRLSEYVSAVARSPPLIGLVVGAWIAVMSLFTYANPVTAFLVVAPATMLLWYGVLYAAGRLRGTTESNGLGTTDAVDATGTTESGSIGLFGGGGSDDAADERPIQRLRTRYAEGEIDHAEFERRLEALVETEGLSGQGPGPAESGDAGTRSIERER, encoded by the coding sequence ATGACGGTCCTCCATCGGCTCGGGACGCGACTCTCCGAGTACGTTTCCGCCGTCGCGCGGAGCCCTCCCCTGATCGGTCTCGTCGTCGGCGCGTGGATCGCCGTGATGTCGCTTTTCACCTACGCCAACCCGGTCACGGCGTTTCTGGTCGTCGCGCCGGCGACGATGCTCCTCTGGTACGGCGTGCTGTACGCCGCCGGACGCCTCCGCGGCACGACGGAATCGAACGGCCTCGGCACGACCGACGCCGTCGACGCGACGGGGACGACCGAATCCGGTTCGATCGGACTCTTCGGCGGTGGCGGATCCGACGACGCCGCCGACGAACGCCCGATTCAGCGGCTCCGGACGCGGTACGCCGAAGGGGAAATCGACCACGCGGAGTTCGAGCGTCGCCTGGAGGCCCTCGTCGAAACCGAGGGTCTCTCCGGGCAGGGACCCGGCCCCGCGGAGTCCGGCGACGCCGGCACCCGATCGATCGAACGCGAGCGGTAG
- the lysS gene encoding lysine--tRNA ligase, which produces MSEGSDSERDADADVPADERGGEVIAQDAERDEPRRAFWADEVADEIEARDPEDPIVIKGGVSPSGVAHLGNFNEIMRGYFVAAVLRERGHEVRQVFTSDDRDPLRKLPRKLADVDGDIVGLGDVDAGALGRNLGKPYTDIPDPFGESESYAAHFAALLKADADRLGIEVEMLSNTEMYEDGDFDAVVAHVLENVDDAREVLSKYQSKVDDDYVPFNPVCAECGKITETVTSVDVDAGTVEYVCTDMTVGDETIEGCGHEGTATFREGKLPWRFEWPAQWQILGVDFEPFGKDHAEGSWPSGEDIARNVLGIEPPVPMVYEWFTLNGEALSSSAGNIVTVAEMLELLEPEVLRYFFALNPRKARDFDVSRLDQFVDDFDRFERAYFGDVDDESLSAFAERAYPFVVDDVREERVRLPYTFAAVLGMTDDRDLRIEMARNEGYFDDDTPEWAIEEALERVDRARAWAEREDNEYNYRIQETLPDVDVSSPVAAALDELADFVDAGHDGEAIQGEMYETARRHDIEVGDFFEAGYLLFFDQPQGPRLGEFLGELDTAFVVARLRRES; this is translated from the coding sequence ATGAGCGAGGGATCCGACTCTGAGCGCGACGCGGACGCCGACGTACCGGCCGACGAACGCGGCGGGGAGGTCATAGCGCAGGACGCGGAGCGCGACGAACCGCGCCGGGCGTTCTGGGCCGACGAGGTCGCGGACGAGATCGAGGCGCGCGACCCCGAGGACCCGATCGTGATCAAGGGGGGCGTCTCGCCCTCCGGCGTCGCGCACCTCGGCAACTTCAACGAGATTATGCGCGGGTACTTCGTCGCCGCAGTCCTTCGCGAGCGCGGCCACGAGGTCCGGCAGGTTTTCACGAGCGACGACCGCGACCCGCTCCGGAAGCTCCCCCGAAAGCTCGCCGACGTCGACGGCGACATCGTCGGGCTGGGCGACGTCGACGCCGGCGCGCTCGGCCGAAACCTGGGCAAGCCCTACACCGACATCCCGGATCCTTTCGGCGAATCGGAGTCCTACGCGGCGCATTTCGCCGCGCTCCTGAAAGCCGACGCCGACCGCCTCGGAATCGAGGTCGAGATGCTCTCGAACACCGAGATGTACGAGGACGGCGACTTCGACGCGGTCGTCGCACACGTCCTCGAAAACGTCGACGACGCCCGCGAAGTGCTCTCGAAATACCAATCGAAGGTCGACGACGACTACGTCCCGTTCAACCCGGTCTGTGCGGAGTGCGGGAAGATCACCGAGACGGTCACGTCGGTCGACGTCGACGCGGGCACCGTCGAGTACGTCTGCACCGATATGACCGTCGGCGACGAGACCATCGAGGGCTGCGGCCACGAGGGGACGGCGACGTTCCGCGAGGGGAAACTCCCGTGGCGCTTCGAGTGGCCCGCGCAGTGGCAGATCCTCGGCGTCGACTTCGAGCCGTTCGGGAAGGACCACGCCGAGGGGTCGTGGCCCTCCGGCGAGGACATCGCCCGCAACGTCCTCGGGATCGAGCCCCCGGTGCCGATGGTGTACGAGTGGTTCACGCTCAACGGCGAGGCGCTCTCCTCGTCGGCGGGCAACATCGTCACCGTCGCGGAGATGCTGGAACTGCTGGAACCGGAGGTCCTCCGGTACTTCTTCGCGCTGAATCCTCGGAAGGCGCGGGACTTCGACGTCTCTCGGCTGGACCAGTTCGTCGACGACTTCGACCGCTTCGAGCGGGCGTACTTCGGCGACGTCGACGACGAGTCGCTCTCGGCGTTCGCCGAGCGGGCGTACCCGTTCGTCGTCGACGACGTGCGCGAGGAGCGCGTCCGCCTGCCGTACACGTTCGCGGCCGTTCTCGGGATGACCGACGACCGCGACCTCCGGATCGAGATGGCGCGAAACGAGGGCTACTTCGACGACGACACCCCCGAGTGGGCCATCGAGGAGGCGCTCGAACGGGTCGACCGGGCGCGCGCCTGGGCCGAGCGCGAGGACAACGAGTACAACTACCGCATCCAGGAGACCCTTCCGGACGTCGACGTTTCGTCCCCGGTCGCGGCCGCGCTCGACGAACTCGCGGACTTCGTCGACGCGGGTCACGACGGCGAGGCGATCCAGGGCGAGATGTACGAGACGGCGCGCCGTCACGACATCGAAGTCGGCGACTTCTTCGAGGCGGGCTATCTGCTCTTCTTCGACCAGCCGCAGGGGCCCAGACTCGGCGAGTTCCTCGGCGAACTCGACACGGCGTTCGTGGTCGCCAGGCTTCGGCGCGAGTCGTAG
- a CDS encoding DUF7112 family protein has protein sequence MSERIPSDHASVTSLRATIARSGGTRRPCLRLPDDAAVDAGDVVRLLLDGATTHARVVSDSTGLLVRGAYDNERLTREPGEGENRLVEWCAEHDREPEDAVELDELDPGFCYGLRDPGERVVYDVPARPDQSLRDIASSLRE, from the coding sequence GTGTCCGAACGGATCCCGAGCGACCACGCCTCGGTAACGAGTCTGCGGGCCACCATCGCCCGCAGCGGCGGCACCAGGCGACCCTGTCTCCGTCTCCCCGACGACGCCGCCGTCGACGCGGGCGACGTCGTCAGACTACTACTCGACGGCGCGACGACCCACGCGCGCGTCGTTTCCGATTCCACGGGGCTGCTCGTTCGCGGGGCCTACGACAACGAACGGCTGACGCGCGAGCCGGGAGAGGGAGAAAACCGGCTCGTCGAGTGGTGTGCGGAGCACGACCGCGAACCGGAGGACGCAGTCGAACTCGACGAGCTCGATCCGGGGTTCTGTTACGGACTCCGCGACCCCGGCGAGCGCGTCGTCTACGACGTCCCGGCGCGTCCGGACCAGTCGCTCCGCGACATCGCTTCCTCGCTTCGGGAGTAG
- a CDS encoding 30S ribosomal protein S6e, which yields MAEFKVVVSDETGHTEQFEVDGQDANRFLGREIGDEVDGGAVGLDGHALELTGGSDEAGRPMRADVAGSSLKELLLEGGVGYNPSRDGERKRITVRGRQVSDETAQINAAVVDGTLGDDEEAAAEEAADDADADEADDADADE from the coding sequence ATGGCTGAATTCAAGGTCGTCGTCTCCGACGAGACCGGACACACAGAGCAGTTCGAGGTCGACGGACAGGACGCGAACCGGTTCCTCGGCCGCGAGATCGGCGACGAGGTCGACGGCGGTGCCGTCGGTCTCGACGGTCACGCGCTGGAACTCACCGGAGGCTCCGACGAAGCGGGCCGACCGATGCGGGCCGACGTCGCCGGATCGAGTCTGAAAGAACTCCTCCTGGAGGGCGGCGTGGGCTACAACCCGTCCCGCGACGGCGAGCGCAAGCGCATCACTGTTCGCGGCCGACAGGTCTCCGACGAGACCGCACAGATCAACGCCGCGGTCGTCGACGGCACGCTCGGCGACGACGAGGAAGCAGCGGCCGAGGAAGCCGCCGACGACGCAGACGCCGACGAAGCAGACGACGCGGACGCGGACGAGTAA
- a CDS encoding aldo/keto reductase, translating into MNFQTLGDSDVEVSEVGFGAWVVGTDWWGDRTREDSIDLIHHAIDEGITYFDTGDVYGHGDSEELLGEALAAYRDEATVATKIGYDFYNNPQAGHGELPKEITGEWVRSATEKSLDRLGMEYVDVLQLHNANVDEVDADVLEALDELKEEGLVRSIGWALGPSIGWLAEGDMAIEEEFDSLQLVWNLFEQEVGNHFLDTIERTGSSTSLIPRVPHSSGLLNEQVTPETGHDLDDHRGFRPDAWYETGWEKLDTLRFLEREGERTMGQAAIAYLLSHDAVATVTPTFHTKEDITEWAAASEVPKLSEEELARVAELYADNFGIDRDDGMDELRSSVGGEDIRAAGIDKRATAGPRNSASSD; encoded by the coding sequence ATGAACTTCCAGACGCTGGGCGACTCCGACGTCGAAGTGAGCGAGGTCGGGTTCGGCGCGTGGGTCGTCGGCACCGACTGGTGGGGCGATCGGACGCGCGAGGACTCGATCGACCTCATCCACCACGCGATCGACGAGGGAATCACCTACTTCGACACCGGCGACGTGTACGGTCACGGCGACAGCGAGGAACTGCTCGGCGAGGCGCTCGCTGCGTACCGAGACGAGGCCACCGTCGCCACGAAGATCGGCTACGACTTCTACAACAACCCCCAGGCGGGCCACGGCGAACTCCCCAAGGAGATCACCGGCGAGTGGGTCCGCTCGGCGACCGAGAAGAGCCTCGACCGACTCGGGATGGAGTACGTCGACGTCCTCCAGCTACACAACGCGAACGTCGACGAGGTCGACGCGGACGTGCTGGAGGCGCTCGACGAACTGAAAGAGGAGGGGCTCGTTCGCTCGATCGGTTGGGCGCTCGGCCCCTCGATCGGTTGGCTTGCGGAGGGCGATATGGCCATCGAAGAGGAGTTCGACTCGCTGCAACTCGTCTGGAACCTCTTCGAGCAGGAGGTCGGCAACCACTTCCTCGACACCATCGAGCGGACGGGCTCTTCGACCAGTCTGATCCCCCGCGTCCCCCACTCCTCGGGACTGCTGAACGAGCAGGTGACGCCCGAGACGGGCCACGACCTCGACGACCACCGCGGGTTCCGTCCCGACGCGTGGTACGAGACGGGCTGGGAGAAGCTCGACACGCTCCGCTTCCTGGAGCGAGAGGGCGAGCGCACGATGGGGCAGGCCGCCATCGCGTACCTCCTCAGCCACGACGCGGTCGCGACCGTGACGCCGACGTTCCACACGAAGGAAGACATCACCGAGTGGGCCGCGGCCTCGGAGGTCCCGAAACTGTCCGAGGAGGAACTGGCGCGCGTCGCGGAGCTGTACGCCGACAACTTCGGCATCGACCGCGACGACGGGATGGACGAACTCCGCTCCTCCGTCGGCGGCGAGGACATCCGCGCGGCGGGAATCGACAAGCGGGCGACGGCGGGGCCGCGGAACTCCGCGTCCTCGGACTGA
- a CDS encoding heme-binding protein, with protein MPEAPPTDEGWFVLHDFRTVDWDAWRDAPDRERERAIAEGTEYLRRHEEITDADEGDSAVFSVLGHKADLLVVHFRPTLDDLSRAERRFEQTALAGFTDQPTSYVSVTEISGYTSPDYFEDPESADEGLRRYMEGKKKPEIPDDEYVSFYPMSKRRGEEHNWYDLPFDERAEMMATHAETGKEYAGKIKQVIASSVGFDDYEWGVTLFSEDPAHIKDIVYDMRFDEVSSKYGEFGQFYVGRRFPPNDLGAYLEGAAVPTSEHAGGEEITRRLHGDADAHGEAHGHAHGDAAHGGAGGHGGAHGGGSAHGDSPHGEEAAEGSEAADGDDDSIREELADLNIYAGKPHGEDVYATVLYSEADTDELFDEVEGLRGNFDHYDTHVKTAVYEASGRERSAVVSIWDTQSAAETAAGFLSELPGIVSRAGEESGFGTMGMFYTVKPEHHGDFVETFGTVGELLDEMEGHQETDLMMNVEDENDMFISSQWDAREDAMEFFRSDEFSETVQWGRDVLADRPRHVFLA; from the coding sequence ATGCCAGAGGCCCCACCAACTGACGAGGGCTGGTTCGTGCTGCACGACTTCCGCACCGTCGACTGGGACGCGTGGCGGGACGCGCCCGACCGCGAACGCGAGCGCGCGATCGCGGAGGGGACCGAGTACCTCCGACGCCACGAGGAGATCACAGACGCCGACGAGGGCGACTCGGCGGTCTTCTCGGTCCTCGGTCACAAGGCCGACCTGCTCGTCGTCCACTTCCGGCCGACGCTCGACGACCTCTCGCGCGCCGAGCGCCGCTTCGAGCAGACCGCGCTCGCGGGCTTCACCGACCAGCCGACCTCGTACGTCTCCGTCACTGAAATTTCGGGCTACACCAGTCCCGATTACTTCGAGGATCCCGAATCGGCCGACGAGGGCCTGCGACGCTACATGGAGGGCAAGAAGAAACCAGAGATCCCCGACGACGAGTACGTCTCCTTCTACCCGATGTCGAAGCGCCGCGGGGAGGAGCACAACTGGTACGACCTCCCCTTCGACGAGCGCGCCGAGATGATGGCGACGCACGCCGAGACGGGCAAGGAGTACGCGGGGAAGATCAAGCAGGTCATCGCCTCCTCGGTCGGCTTCGACGACTACGAGTGGGGCGTGACGCTGTTCTCCGAGGACCCGGCCCACATCAAGGACATCGTCTACGATATGCGCTTCGACGAGGTGTCCTCGAAGTACGGCGAGTTCGGGCAGTTCTACGTCGGTCGTCGCTTCCCGCCGAACGACCTCGGCGCGTACCTCGAAGGCGCGGCGGTGCCGACGAGCGAGCACGCCGGCGGAGAGGAGATCACCCGACGCCTGCACGGCGACGCCGACGCCCACGGCGAGGCGCACGGCCACGCGCACGGTGACGCCGCCCACGGTGGAGCGGGCGGTCACGGGGGCGCCCACGGCGGCGGGAGCGCCCACGGGGACTCACCGCACGGAGAAGAGGCGGCCGAAGGGTCCGAGGCCGCCGACGGCGACGACGACAGCATCCGCGAGGAACTCGCGGACCTGAACATCTACGCCGGCAAACCCCACGGCGAGGACGTCTACGCGACGGTGCTCTACTCGGAGGCCGACACCGACGAGCTGTTCGACGAAGTCGAGGGGCTCCGAGGGAACTTCGATCACTACGACACGCACGTGAAGACCGCGGTCTACGAGGCCAGCGGGCGCGAGCGCAGCGCCGTCGTGAGCATCTGGGACACCCAGTCGGCGGCGGAGACGGCCGCCGGCTTCCTCTCGGAACTGCCCGGCATCGTCTCGCGGGCCGGCGAGGAGTCGGGCTTCGGGACGATGGGGATGTTCTACACGGTCAAACCCGAACACCACGGAGACTTCGTCGAGACCTTCGGCACCGTCGGCGAACTCCTCGATGAGATGGAGGGCCACCAGGAGACGGACCTGATGATGAACGTCGAGGACGAGAACGATATGTTCATCTCCAGCCAGTGGGACGCACGCGAGGACGCGATGGAGTTCTTCCGCTCCGATGAGTTCAGCGAGACGGTCCAGTGGGGCCGCGACGTGCTCGCCGACCGACCGCGACACGTCTTCCTGGCGTAG
- a CDS encoding FAD-binding oxidoreductase, whose product MDANRDAREAAAALPTGSLSKRLDGGVVTPFDDGYAEARRVWNGLVNEYPAVVAYCESVDDVRVAVDFARERDLETAVRSGGHSVSGSSVVSGGLVVDCSRMEWVRIDPEERIARVGPGTTWGTLDRAAQSFGLATPGGVYADTGVAGLTLGGGTGYLSPKHGFTADNLREIEVVTGRGERVAANADRDTDVFWAARGGGTPGVVTAFEFDLHPLDHDVGYFESWLPAAAAGDALGAYREYQRTAPAESCVFPYLARVPTTAEFPADRHSDLALCVAGVYAGDPEAGRREFEPFRDHPDAFAESFEAMPYTELQSMMDGDFPAGRRYYWKSVPLARLDDDAIAELRRAADAAPSDLSTIVVWPMHGAVGRVSESATPLVGRDADVVVNVEAAWDDPTATTENVAWVRETCDRFRDGASLPGTLPNFAGGRASDADDVYAANAERLRRVRETHDPDGLFAYERR is encoded by the coding sequence ATGGACGCGAACCGGGACGCCCGGGAAGCTGCGGCGGCACTCCCGACCGGGAGCCTCTCGAAACGGCTCGACGGCGGCGTCGTGACGCCGTTCGACGACGGCTACGCCGAGGCGCGGCGGGTCTGGAACGGACTGGTAAACGAGTATCCGGCAGTAGTCGCGTACTGCGAATCCGTCGACGACGTGCGAGTCGCGGTCGACTTCGCCCGCGAGCGCGACCTCGAAACCGCGGTCCGGAGCGGCGGGCACAGCGTCTCCGGTTCCTCGGTCGTCTCCGGCGGCCTCGTCGTCGACTGCTCGCGGATGGAGTGGGTGCGGATCGATCCCGAGGAACGGATCGCGCGCGTCGGGCCCGGGACGACCTGGGGGACGCTCGACCGCGCCGCGCAGTCGTTCGGGCTTGCGACGCCCGGCGGCGTGTACGCCGACACCGGCGTCGCGGGTCTCACGCTCGGCGGCGGAACGGGCTACCTCTCGCCGAAGCACGGGTTCACCGCCGACAACCTCCGCGAAATCGAGGTCGTCACCGGCCGCGGCGAGCGCGTGGCGGCGAACGCCGACCGCGACACCGACGTCTTCTGGGCGGCCCGGGGCGGCGGCACGCCCGGCGTCGTCACGGCCTTCGAGTTCGACCTCCATCCGCTCGACCACGACGTCGGGTACTTCGAGTCGTGGCTGCCCGCCGCGGCCGCCGGCGACGCGCTCGGCGCGTACCGCGAGTATCAGCGGACCGCTCCGGCGGAGTCCTGCGTGTTTCCGTACCTCGCGCGCGTTCCGACGACCGCCGAGTTCCCCGCCGATCGCCATAGCGACCTCGCGCTCTGCGTTGCCGGGGTCTACGCCGGCGACCCCGAGGCCGGTCGGCGGGAGTTCGAGCCGTTCCGCGACCACCCCGACGCGTTCGCCGAGTCGTTCGAGGCGATGCCCTACACGGAACTCCAGTCGATGATGGACGGGGACTTCCCGGCCGGCCGTCGGTACTACTGGAAGTCCGTGCCGCTCGCACGGCTCGACGACGACGCGATCGCCGAACTGCGGCGGGCCGCAGACGCCGCCCCCTCGGACCTGTCGACGATCGTCGTCTGGCCGATGCACGGCGCGGTCGGGCGGGTGTCCGAGTCGGCGACCCCGCTCGTCGGCCGCGACGCCGACGTCGTCGTGAACGTCGAGGCCGCGTGGGACGATCCGACGGCGACGACCGAAAACGTCGCGTGGGTGCGCGAGACCTGCGACCGGTTCCGCGACGGGGCGTCGCTTCCGGGCACGCTCCCGAACTTCGCCGGCGGGCGGGCGTCCGACGCCGACGACGTGTACGCCGCGAACGCCGAGCGACTGCGGCGGGTTCGCGAGACGCACGACCCCGACGGACTGTTCGCGTACGAGCGACGCTGA
- a CDS encoding site-2 protease family protein, whose translation MNTLLWVLVGLAAYSAAALFLSQRGLLPSSVRIQGPFTTVHTKRGRDFIDWIATPKRFWRAWTNLGVGATLVIMAGMFFFLLVQGIAIARNPPAPSSVNQPQNFLVIPGVNDFLPLSVAPEIIFGLLVGLVVHEGGHGILCRVEGIDIDSMGVFLFTIIPLGAFVQPDEESQREASRGGRTRMFAAGVTNNFFVTFLAFALLFGPVIASIGVAPGMAVQGAYDGSPADAAEIRQGDRITAVGGVPVGNESSLDAALLGTNERTVAVELDGGDSAAGRESRTVDVERSLVVAGSVAGNPANISVDDEPIAVTAVNGSPVYTRAGFAEVVGEDRYAELETDRGTVTVPVGAYLTRVAEDGPLAQSGAPTEPGVIVTAIDGQRIVSSTELTRVLDGTEPGETVTVELYHGGEIGTRNVTLGENPQDGSGFLGVNIFPGTSGLLLTDFGAQSYPAGTYLELLGGDGGPDAVGLTGAVADSPLATVYVALVLPLASLVLGIPNFPGFTANVFNFYTVGGPLGFLGTGVFLLANVSFWMAWINLQLGLFNCIPGYPLDGGRILRTSVEAVVSRLPIDDRNRVVSTITTGVGVTMLLSLLLLIFGPTLLGG comes from the coding sequence ATGAACACGCTTCTGTGGGTGCTCGTCGGCCTCGCCGCGTACTCGGCGGCCGCGCTGTTCCTCTCCCAGCGCGGGCTGTTGCCCTCCTCGGTTCGCATCCAAGGACCGTTCACGACTGTGCACACGAAACGAGGGCGTGACTTCATCGACTGGATCGCGACGCCGAAGCGCTTCTGGCGCGCGTGGACCAACCTCGGCGTCGGCGCGACGCTCGTGATTATGGCGGGGATGTTCTTCTTCCTGCTGGTGCAGGGGATCGCCATCGCCCGGAACCCGCCCGCGCCCTCCTCGGTGAATCAGCCGCAGAACTTCCTCGTCATTCCCGGCGTCAACGACTTCCTGCCGCTGTCGGTGGCCCCGGAGATCATCTTCGGACTGCTCGTCGGCCTCGTCGTCCACGAGGGGGGCCACGGGATCCTCTGCCGCGTCGAGGGGATCGACATCGACTCGATGGGCGTCTTTCTCTTCACGATCATCCCGCTCGGCGCGTTCGTCCAACCCGACGAGGAGAGCCAGCGGGAGGCGAGTCGCGGCGGCCGAACCAGGATGTTCGCGGCCGGCGTGACGAACAACTTCTTCGTGACCTTCCTCGCGTTCGCCCTCCTCTTTGGTCCGGTGATCGCGAGCATCGGCGTCGCTCCGGGAATGGCCGTCCAGGGGGCGTACGACGGGTCCCCCGCGGACGCCGCGGAGATCAGACAGGGCGATCGGATCACCGCCGTCGGCGGCGTTCCGGTCGGCAACGAGAGTTCCCTCGATGCGGCGCTGCTCGGCACGAACGAACGGACCGTCGCGGTCGAACTCGACGGGGGTGACAGCGCCGCCGGCCGGGAGTCGCGGACGGTCGACGTCGAACGTTCGCTGGTCGTCGCCGGCTCCGTCGCGGGCAACCCCGCGAACATCAGCGTCGACGACGAACCGATCGCGGTGACGGCCGTGAACGGGTCGCCGGTGTACACGCGGGCCGGGTTCGCCGAGGTCGTCGGCGAGGACCGCTACGCCGAACTCGAAACCGACCGCGGGACGGTCACGGTCCCCGTCGGTGCGTACCTCACGCGGGTCGCCGAAGACGGGCCACTCGCCCAGTCCGGCGCGCCGACGGAACCGGGCGTGATCGTCACCGCGATCGACGGACAGCGGATCGTCTCCTCCACCGAACTCACTCGCGTCCTCGACGGGACCGAGCCCGGCGAGACGGTGACGGTCGAACTCTACCACGGCGGGGAGATCGGAACACGGAACGTGACGCTCGGCGAGAACCCGCAGGACGGTAGCGGGTTCCTCGGCGTCAACATCTTCCCGGGAACGAGCGGGCTGCTCCTGACCGACTTCGGCGCGCAGTCGTACCCCGCCGGGACGTACCTCGAACTGCTCGGCGGCGACGGCGGCCCCGACGCGGTCGGACTCACCGGAGCCGTCGCCGACTCGCCGCTGGCGACCGTCTACGTCGCACTGGTGCTCCCGCTCGCCTCGCTGGTGCTCGGGATCCCCAACTTCCCCGGGTTCACGGCGAACGTGTTCAACTTCTACACCGTCGGCGGACCGCTCGGCTTCCTCGGAACGGGCGTGTTCCTCCTCGCGAACGTCTCCTTCTGGATGGCGTGGATCAACCTCCAGTTGGGTCTGTTCAACTGTATTCCCGGCTACCCGCTGGACGGCGGCCGGATCCTCCGGACGAGCGTGGAGGCGGTCGTCTCGCGGCTCCCGATCGACGACCGCAACCGGGTCGTCAGCACCATCACGACCGGCGTCGGCGTGACGATGCTGCTGTCGCTCCTGCTTCTCATCTTCGGCCCGACGCTGCTCGGCGGATGA
- the pepF gene encoding oligoendopeptidase F: MSQVPERGEIDTEDKWDLTSIYANDDAWEAAYESVTDRVDDLRAYEGRATESPETLLELLELREELLREVSQVVSYANLRSAEDTRNQEYQAMSAKAESLSSATQSAVSFLEPELQRLDESDVASFVEREPELAAYEHYFDDVLRTKPHTRSAEIEELLAELGEVAGASSEIFGMLSNADMAFPTVERPDGESVEITQGNFTKLQKHPDRAFRREVYEGFYDEWGDVRNTVGTSLKNSIRKDVKYARARHYETAREAALDGPNVPVEVYDTLIETVHDNLESLHRHAELKREALGVDDLEMWDLYMSMTGDEGPDISYEQATEYIVDSVAPLGEAYQERVAEGLESRWVDVYENRGKRSGAFSAGTYDTQPFILMNYQDDITSMFTLAHELGHSLHSELAKDEQPWQYADYTIFVAEVASTVNETLLTHHLLETVEDDALRMHVLDEYLERFRQTLFRQTMFADFELRIHEIAEADGALTPDRFDEEYRDLKSEFYAPAELDDRIDREWMRIPHFYYNYYVYQYATGISAAVAIVERILEEGEDVASAYREALALGGSEYPIDVLDAAGVDMTTSEPIESAISVYDEYLDRMAALLSAA; encoded by the coding sequence ATGAGTCAGGTTCCCGAACGGGGCGAGATCGATACCGAGGACAAGTGGGACCTCACGAGTATCTACGCGAACGACGACGCCTGGGAGGCGGCGTACGAATCGGTCACCGACCGCGTCGACGACCTGCGGGCGTACGAGGGACGGGCCACCGAGAGCCCGGAGACGCTTCTGGAACTGCTCGAACTTCGCGAAGAACTGCTCCGCGAAGTCTCGCAGGTGGTCAGTTACGCCAACCTGCGGAGCGCCGAAGACACTCGGAACCAGGAGTACCAGGCGATGAGCGCGAAAGCCGAGTCGCTCTCCTCGGCGACGCAGTCGGCGGTGAGCTTCCTCGAACCCGAACTCCAGCGACTCGACGAGTCGGACGTCGCGTCGTTCGTCGAGCGCGAACCCGAACTCGCGGCCTACGAGCACTACTTCGACGACGTCCTGCGGACGAAACCCCACACCCGCTCGGCGGAGATCGAGGAGTTGCTCGCGGAACTGGGGGAAGTCGCCGGTGCCTCCTCGGAGATCTTCGGGATGCTCTCGAACGCCGATATGGCGTTCCCGACGGTCGAACGTCCCGACGGCGAGTCGGTGGAGATCACGCAGGGCAACTTCACGAAACTCCAGAAACACCCCGACCGCGCGTTCCGACGGGAGGTCTACGAGGGGTTCTACGACGAGTGGGGCGACGTCCGCAACACGGTCGGCACCTCGTTGAAGAACAGCATCAGGAAGGATGTGAAGTACGCGCGCGCAAGACACTACGAGACCGCGCGAGAGGCGGCGCTCGACGGTCCGAACGTCCCGGTCGAGGTGTACGACACGCTCATCGAGACGGTCCACGACAACCTCGAGAGCCTCCACCGACACGCCGAGTTGAAGCGGGAGGCACTCGGCGTCGACGACCTCGAGATGTGGGACCTGTATATGTCGATGACGGGCGACGAAGGGCCCGACATCTCCTACGAACAGGCGACCGAGTACATCGTCGACTCGGTCGCACCGCTCGGCGAGGCGTACCAAGAGCGCGTCGCTGAGGGGCTGGAATCGCGCTGGGTCGACGTCTACGAGAACCGCGGCAAGCGCTCCGGGGCGTTCTCCGCGGGAACCTACGACACCCAGCCGTTCATCCTGATGAACTACCAGGACGACATCACCTCGATGTTCACGCTGGCGCACGAACTCGGGCACTCGCTGCACTCCGAACTGGCGAAGGACGAACAGCCCTGGCAGTACGCAGACTACACGATCTTCGTCGCGGAGGTGGCCTCGACGGTCAACGAGACGCTCCTCACGCATCACCTCCTCGAGACCGTCGAGGACGACGCACTCCGGATGCACGTGCTCGACGAGTACCTCGAACGCTTCCGACAGACGCTGTTCCGGCAGACGATGTTCGCGGACTTCGAGCTCCGAATCCACGAGATCGCCGAGGCCGACGGCGCGCTCACGCCCGATCGGTTCGACGAGGAGTACCGCGACCTGAAGTCGGAGTTCTACGCCCCGGCCGAACTTGACGACCGCATCGACCGCGAGTGGATGCGGATCCCCCACTTCTACTACAACTACTACGTCTACCAGTACGCGACGGGCATCTCCGCCGCCGTCGCGATCGTCGAGCGGATCTTAGAGGAGGGCGAGGACGTCGCGTCGGCGTACCGGGAGGCGCTGGCGCTCGGCGGGTCGGAGTATCCGATCGACGTCCTCGACGCCGCCGGCGTCGATATGACGACTTCGGAGCCGATCGAGTCCGCCATCTCGGTCTACGACGAGTACCTCGACCGGATGGCGGCGTTGCTCTCGGCGGCGTAG